One part of the Phacochoerus africanus isolate WHEZ1 chromosome 7, ROS_Pafr_v1, whole genome shotgun sequence genome encodes these proteins:
- the LOC125130581 gene encoding NADH-cytochrome b5 reductase 3 isoform X1 encodes MGAQLSTLGHVVLSPVWFLYSLLMKLFQRSTPAITLENPDIKYPLRLIDKEVINHDTRRFRFALPSPQHILGLPVGQHIYLSARIDGNLVIRPYTPVSSDDDKGFVDLVIKVYFKDTHPKFPAGGKMSQYLESMKIGDTIEFRGPNGLLVYQGKGKFAIRPDKKSSPVVKTVKSVGMIAGGTGITPMLQVIRAIMKDPDDHTVCHLLFANQTEKDILLRPELEELRNEHSARFKLWYTVDRAPEAWDYSQGFVNEEMIRDHLPPPEEEPLVLMCGPPPMIQYACLPNLERVGHPKERCFAF; translated from the exons ATGGGGGCCCAGCTGAGCACG TTGGGCCACGTGGTCCTGTCCCCAGTCTGGTTCCTGTATAGCCTGCTTATGAAGCTGTTCCAGCGTTCCACCCCAGCCATCACCCTCGAGAACCCAGACATCAAGTACCCGCTGAGGCTCATTGACAAGGAG GTCATCAACCATGACACCCGGCGGTTCCGCTTTGCCCTGCCGTCGCCCCAGCACATCCTGGGCCTCCCTGTGG GCCAGCACATCTACCTCTCGGCTCGGATTGACGGGAACCTGGTCATTCGGCCCTACACGCCCGTCTCCAGTGATGACGACAAGGGCTTTGTGGACCTGGTCATCAAG GTGTACTTCAAAGACACCCACCCCAAGTTTCCCGCCGGAGGGAAGATGTCCCAGTACCTGGAGAGCATGAAGATTGGAGACACCATCGAGTTCCGGGGCCCCAACGGGCTGCTGGTCTACCAGGGCAAAG GAAAGTTTGCCATCCGCCCGGACAAGAAATCCAGTCCCGTCGTCAAGACGGTGAAGTCTGTGGGCATGATCGCGGGAGGAACCG GCATCACCCCAATGCTGCAGGTGATCCGAGCCATCATGAAGGACCCGGATGACCACACCGTGTGCCACCTGCTCTTTGCCAACCAG ACCGAGAAGGACATCCTGCTGCGGCCCGAGCTTGAGGAACTGAGGAACGAACATTCTGCGCGCTTCAAGCTCTGGTACACGGTGGACAGAGCCCCGGAAG CCTGGGACTACAGCCAGGGCTTCGTGAACGAGGAGATGATCCGGGACCACCTTCCGCCCCCGGAGGAGGAGCCGCTGGTGCTGATGTGCGGGCCTCCGCCCATGATCCAGTACGCCTGCCTGCCCAACCTGGAGCGCGTGGGCCACCCCAAGGAGCGCTGCTTCGCCTTCTGA
- the LOC125130581 gene encoding NADH-cytochrome b5 reductase 3 isoform X2: MGAQLSTVINHDTRRFRFALPSPQHILGLPVGQHIYLSARIDGNLVIRPYTPVSSDDDKGFVDLVIKVYFKDTHPKFPAGGKMSQYLESMKIGDTIEFRGPNGLLVYQGKGKFAIRPDKKSSPVVKTVKSVGMIAGGTGITPMLQVIRAIMKDPDDHTVCHLLFANQTEKDILLRPELEELRNEHSARFKLWYTVDRAPEAWDYSQGFVNEEMIRDHLPPPEEEPLVLMCGPPPMIQYACLPNLERVGHPKERCFAF; the protein is encoded by the exons ATGGGGGCCCAGCTGAGCACG GTCATCAACCATGACACCCGGCGGTTCCGCTTTGCCCTGCCGTCGCCCCAGCACATCCTGGGCCTCCCTGTGG GCCAGCACATCTACCTCTCGGCTCGGATTGACGGGAACCTGGTCATTCGGCCCTACACGCCCGTCTCCAGTGATGACGACAAGGGCTTTGTGGACCTGGTCATCAAG GTGTACTTCAAAGACACCCACCCCAAGTTTCCCGCCGGAGGGAAGATGTCCCAGTACCTGGAGAGCATGAAGATTGGAGACACCATCGAGTTCCGGGGCCCCAACGGGCTGCTGGTCTACCAGGGCAAAG GAAAGTTTGCCATCCGCCCGGACAAGAAATCCAGTCCCGTCGTCAAGACGGTGAAGTCTGTGGGCATGATCGCGGGAGGAACCG GCATCACCCCAATGCTGCAGGTGATCCGAGCCATCATGAAGGACCCGGATGACCACACCGTGTGCCACCTGCTCTTTGCCAACCAG ACCGAGAAGGACATCCTGCTGCGGCCCGAGCTTGAGGAACTGAGGAACGAACATTCTGCGCGCTTCAAGCTCTGGTACACGGTGGACAGAGCCCCGGAAG CCTGGGACTACAGCCAGGGCTTCGTGAACGAGGAGATGATCCGGGACCACCTTCCGCCCCCGGAGGAGGAGCCGCTGGTGCTGATGTGCGGGCCTCCGCCCATGATCCAGTACGCCTGCCTGCCCAACCTGGAGCGCGTGGGCCACCCCAAGGAGCGCTGCTTCGCCTTCTGA